In the genome of Mesorhizobium sp. NBSH29, the window TACTCATTGTGCCGAGATGGCGCGGGCGGTTTCAGTGCCAGTGTCAGCCGATCTAGAAAGAGGCAAGGGAGACAGTGCCGACAGTGCGGCAGAGACTATAATTGCCGCCGAGGCGGCAGGGCTGGCAGGCTGTTCGATTGAGGATTTCTCCGGAGACATCGCTAGGCCGATCTATGACTTTGATCATGCCGTTGAGCGCGTGGCAGCGGCAGTGGAAGCTGTGCGTTCGCTCAGTCGTGATTTCGTATTTACGGCGCGAACTGAAAATTTTCTGTGGGGCCGGCCCGATCTTGATGACACTATCCGCCGGCTGCAGGCCTTTGAGAAAGCGGGGGCCGACGTGCTTTTCGCGCCGGGGATCTCTGATCCGCAGATGCTGAAAACGATCTGCGAATCGGTTATAAAACCTGTGAGCGTCATCGCCTCCACCGCCATGACGGTCGAACAAGTCGCTGGGCTCGGCGTCCGCCGTATCTCGCTTGGACCACGGCTGACGCAGGTCGCTTTTGGGGCCGTTGCACGTGCGGCGCGGGAAATTTTTGATCGCGGCAGCTTCACCTTCATGGGCGAAGCCACTCCGTTCGGCGAATTACAGTCGCTGTTTTCAAAGGGCTGATACCGGAGCCATGCATTGGAAAAACTAAGTGTCACCGACATGCATACCGGCGGCGAGCCGGTGCGCATCGTCATCAGCGGGTATCCGCCGGTGCTTGGCAATACCATTCTGGAAAAGCGTATCTATGCGCGCGAAACGCTCGACCATCTGCGCAAGATCCTGATATTTGAGCCACGCGGCCATTACGACATGTATGGCGCACTGCTGGTGGAGCCAAGCCTGCCGGGGGCCGACCTTGCTGTCCTCTTTCTGCATAATGAAGGCTATTCCACCATGTGCGGCCATGCGGTGATTGCGCTCGGCCGCTACGCCGTCGACCATGGGATTGTCGCTGCGGTGGAGCCAATTACCACGGTCAATATTGAATGTCCCTGCGGAATGGTGATTGCTAGCGTGGCGGTTGAAGCAGGCCGCGCTGGCGCTGTATCATTTGAGAGCGTGCCGGCCTTCATGTTTGCCGCAGGCCAGCAGGTGGACTTGCCAGGCATTAGCTCGGTCGCGTTCGACATCGCCTATGGCGGCGCATTCTACGCCATTGCCGACTGCCATCAGTTCGGCCTCAAATTCGGCAGGAGCAGAGTTCGCGATTTTGTCGACGCCGCAACGGGTTTGACCAAGGCTGCCAAGCACGCTGTAACGCTTTCGCATCCCGAACATGCTGAACTTGCTTTCCTCTATGGCACTATCCTGACGGATGGCGGCGATGGCAGGGCAGACAATCCGACCAAAAACATCTGTGTGTTTGCCGACGCTGAGGTTGACCGCTCACCCACCGGCTCGGGCGTCACCGCACGACTTGCGGCCATGCATGCGAAAGGCGATTGCCTGCCGGGCGAGGAGCGCACTTTCGAAAGCATTGCCGGGTCGCGCTTTACTGGAAAAGTTTTGCGCACGACACTTGCGGGAGACCATCCTGCCATCATCGCCAGCGTGTCCGGCAGGGCCTTTTATACGGGCACTGCCGAATTCACTCTCGAAGAAGATGACCTGCTTGGACGCGGCTTTCTGCTGCGATAAAGCCTGACGTGCCAGGGGGCGCTCACCGCGCCAGTTAATGCAACGACGTGCTAACTTGCGGAGCTTGGTTGAAACGCCATTCCTACATCATCAGTTTTCCGGCCAAAAACCCGCTCGCATTAAATCTCACGCGTCCTATCCTAAGAACCATTCGGGGACGATCACCTGTCCCCCTGGTATTCGAAGAACACGGGATGGGAGCGAGAGCATGACCAAAGAACCGGGTCGCGGACGCATCTACAGTTCAATCACTGAAACCATTGGCGACACGCCGCTGGTACGGCTCGACAAATTTGCTGCTGAAAAAGGTATTGTCGCCAACCTTCTCGGTAAGCTGGAGTTTTTCAATCCCATTTCCAGCGTTAAGGATCGTATCGGCGTGGCGATGATCGAGGCGCTGGA includes:
- a CDS encoding isocitrate lyase/PEP mutase family protein gives rise to the protein MDKGKIFRDLHQSTFVMPNPGDIGTARLLEEAGFSALATSSAGFAFTQALPDGGVGFDHMITHCAEMARAVSVPVSADLERGKGDSADSAAETIIAAEAAGLAGCSIEDFSGDIARPIYDFDHAVERVAAAVEAVRSLSRDFVFTARTENFLWGRPDLDDTIRRLQAFEKAGADVLFAPGISDPQMLKTICESVIKPVSVIASTAMTVEQVAGLGVRRISLGPRLTQVAFGAVARAAREIFDRGSFTFMGEATPFGELQSLFSKG
- a CDS encoding proline racemase family protein; the protein is MHTGGEPVRIVISGYPPVLGNTILEKRIYARETLDHLRKILIFEPRGHYDMYGALLVEPSLPGADLAVLFLHNEGYSTMCGHAVIALGRYAVDHGIVAAVEPITTVNIECPCGMVIASVAVEAGRAGAVSFESVPAFMFAAGQQVDLPGISSVAFDIAYGGAFYAIADCHQFGLKFGRSRVRDFVDAATGLTKAAKHAVTLSHPEHAELAFLYGTILTDGGDGRADNPTKNICVFADAEVDRSPTGSGVTARLAAMHAKGDCLPGEERTFESIAGSRFTGKVLRTTLAGDHPAIIASVSGRAFYTGTAEFTLEEDDLLGRGFLLR